The proteins below are encoded in one region of Sideroxydans lithotrophicus ES-1:
- the hypA gene encoding hydrogenase maturation nickel metallochaperone HypA — MHEMSLAEGVLQIIEDSAKEQSFSRVKTVWLEIGQLAGVEVEAMRFCFDAVVRDSIAQDAKLEIIETPGQAWCLHCAEVVHVQALFDACPKCGSYQVQVTGGNEMRVKELDVE; from the coding sequence ATGCATGAGATGTCGCTGGCCGAAGGCGTACTGCAGATCATCGAGGATTCGGCGAAGGAGCAGAGTTTCAGCCGCGTGAAAACGGTCTGGCTGGAGATCGGCCAACTGGCAGGAGTGGAAGTCGAGGCGATGAGGTTCTGTTTCGATGCGGTGGTGCGCGACAGCATCGCGCAAGACGCGAAACTGGAGATCATCGAGACGCCGGGGCAGGCATGGTGCCTGCATTGCGCAGAAGTCGTGCACGTGCAGGCGCTGTTCGATGCCTGTCCGAAGTGCGGCAGCTACCAGGTGCAGGTGACCGGCGGCAACGAGATGCGGGTCAAAGAGCTCGACGTGGAATAA
- the rhuM gene encoding Fic family protein: MQKMHIANSDRPITLYSLDVIISVGYRVKSPEGTRFRIWANRVLKDYLVQGYALNQQRLEAQQEKMAELKQAIALSARLIHNKELSSTESQGILAILEKYSHALTVLDDYDHQRLQVVGTRTRALPKIAYDEAMQQILLWRQQEKLGGLFGNEKDESFKSSLETIYQTFDGKELYPSIEEKAANLLYFIVKNHSFTDGNKRIAAAIFVWFLQRHDFLYNPEGEKRIADNALVAFTLLIAESKPDEREMMVKVIINLINGKNV, from the coding sequence ATGCAAAAAATGCATATTGCAAATTCAGACAGACCGATCACCTTGTATAGCTTGGACGTCATCATCTCCGTCGGCTATCGCGTCAAATCGCCAGAGGGCACTCGCTTCCGTATCTGGGCCAACCGGGTGCTGAAGGATTACCTGGTGCAGGGCTATGCGTTGAACCAGCAGCGGCTTGAGGCGCAGCAGGAAAAGATGGCCGAGCTCAAACAAGCTATCGCGTTGTCTGCCCGGTTGATCCACAACAAGGAGTTATCCAGCACGGAGTCGCAAGGCATCCTGGCGATCCTGGAAAAATACAGCCACGCGCTGACGGTGCTGGACGATTACGATCATCAGCGCTTGCAGGTGGTAGGGACGCGCACACGGGCGCTGCCCAAGATCGCTTACGACGAGGCGATGCAGCAGATATTGCTGTGGCGCCAGCAGGAGAAACTTGGCGGGTTGTTCGGCAATGAAAAAGACGAGTCATTCAAGAGCTCGCTGGAGACGATCTACCAGACCTTCGACGGCAAGGAGCTATATCCCAGCATCGAAGAGAAGGCAGCGAACCTGCTATATTTCATCGTCAAGAACCATTCGTTCACCGACGGCAACAAGCGGATCGCCGCGGCGATCTTCGTCTGGTTCCTGCAGCGCCACGATTTTTTGTATAACCCCGAGGGTGAAAAACGCATCGCCGATAATGCACTGGTCGCCTTCACGTTGCTGATCGCTGAGAGCAAGCCGGACGAGAGGGAGATGATGGTCAAGGTGATCATCAACCTGATCAATGGCAAGAATGTTTGA
- the hypB gene encoding hydrogenase nickel incorporation protein HypB — protein MCNVCGCGAGETLIGGHALKQARKPAGQVQYRVHDKTAIHTHDHDHDHVHTHDAIDFGAGPAGAHAPGMSQARMVKIERDILSKNDSYAEENRGYLDAHGIFALNLVSSPGSGKTTLLVKTIEALHGELRLAVIEGDQQTDNDAARIRATGAPALQINTGKGCHLDAYMVGRAMQQLKLDDDSLLLIENVGNLVCPASFDLGEAHKVAILSVTEGEDKPLKYPDMFRAADLMLLNKCDLLPYLTFDADLAEANARRVNPNIQVIRTSATSGEGMDEWLRWIKAGCRKAVAARQVV, from the coding sequence ATGTGTAACGTATGCGGTTGCGGTGCGGGAGAGACCCTGATCGGCGGGCATGCACTCAAACAGGCGCGCAAACCCGCCGGGCAGGTGCAGTATCGCGTGCATGACAAGACTGCCATCCACACACATGACCACGACCACGATCATGTTCATACCCACGATGCCATCGACTTCGGCGCAGGGCCAGCGGGTGCGCATGCGCCGGGCATGAGCCAGGCGCGCATGGTGAAGATCGAGCGCGACATCCTTTCCAAGAACGACAGTTATGCCGAGGAGAATCGTGGTTATCTGGACGCGCACGGGATCTTTGCGCTCAACCTGGTATCCAGTCCGGGTTCCGGCAAGACCACGCTGCTGGTCAAGACCATCGAGGCGCTGCATGGCGAATTGAGGCTGGCCGTGATCGAAGGCGACCAGCAGACCGACAACGACGCGGCCCGTATCCGCGCCACCGGCGCCCCCGCGCTGCAGATCAACACCGGCAAGGGCTGCCACCTGGATGCCTACATGGTCGGGCGTGCCATGCAACAGCTCAAGCTGGACGACGACAGCCTGCTGCTGATCGAGAATGTCGGCAACCTGGTATGCCCCGCCAGTTTCGATCTGGGCGAGGCGCACAAGGTGGCGATCCTCTCGGTGACGGAAGGCGAAGACAAGCCGCTCAAGTATCCCGACATGTTCCGTGCCGCCGACCTGATGCTGCTGAACAAGTGCGACCTGCTGCCTTACCTGACGTTCGATGCCGACCTGGCGGAGGCCAATGCCCGCCGCGTGAACCCTAACATCCAGGTGATCCGCACTTCGGCCACCAGCGGCGAGGGCATGGACGAGTGGCTGAGATGGATCAAGGCAGGTTGCCGCAAAGCGGTTGCCGCCAGGCAGGTGGTTTGA
- a CDS encoding restriction endonuclease gives MARKRQQGTFEDLIDIAAMLPWWAGVFIALISYFVLHHYATAEIVQPTSVAQLGANVSSQLGKMLATFGQYLIPLASIIGAGVSAFGRHKRNALLAVVQKGSSVSILDDMSWQEFEMLVGEAFRRGGYTVTETGGGGADGGVDLVLHKDSEKFLVQCKQWKAFKVGVTTIRELYGVMAAGGATGGFVVTSGVFTQEAKAFAEGRNIDLIDGAELKEIIREVRPSTFPPEVTPHVTTAASAVQSCPNCGSPMVRRIAKQGANTGKAFWGCSNYPQCRGIVAID, from the coding sequence ATGGCTAGAAAGAGGCAACAAGGCACGTTTGAAGACTTGATTGATATTGCAGCCATGCTCCCGTGGTGGGCGGGGGTGTTTATTGCGCTCATTTCATATTTTGTACTGCACCACTATGCGACTGCTGAAATTGTGCAACCCACGTCAGTTGCGCAACTGGGTGCTAATGTGTCCAGCCAACTTGGCAAGATGCTTGCCACGTTTGGGCAATATCTGATTCCTCTCGCTTCCATCATAGGAGCTGGCGTTTCTGCCTTTGGGCGACATAAACGTAACGCGTTACTTGCAGTCGTTCAGAAAGGATCATCCGTTTCTATTCTGGACGATATGTCGTGGCAGGAATTCGAGATGCTGGTGGGTGAGGCGTTTAGACGTGGCGGTTACACGGTTACCGAGACTGGCGGAGGCGGAGCTGATGGTGGCGTTGATCTGGTGCTGCATAAAGACAGCGAAAAGTTTCTCGTTCAGTGCAAACAGTGGAAAGCATTCAAAGTGGGCGTAACAACCATTCGTGAGTTATATGGTGTCATGGCTGCAGGGGGGGCAACTGGCGGGTTCGTGGTGACATCGGGAGTGTTTACGCAGGAAGCCAAGGCTTTCGCTGAAGGGCGTAATATCGATTTGATCGATGGTGCCGAGTTGAAGGAAATCATCAGAGAAGTTCGTCCTTCCACTTTTCCGCCTGAAGTCACACCTCATGTCACTACAGCGGCCAGTGCAGTGCAATCCTGCCCGAATTGCGGTAGCCCTATGGTTCGACGCATTGCCAAGCAAGGTGCCAATACTGGCAAGGCATTCTGGGGATGCTCAAATTATCCTCAATGTCGTGGAATAGTGGCGATTGACTGA
- a CDS encoding TerB family tellurite resistance protein has protein sequence MLNELNNFLSSIIAPAETESRKEHTLQVATAVLLIEVMRSDADEAVQEQAAIMEILKQRFCLTDAEVVQLTERGRRTASAANDFHQFTSLINRELKVSEKVRIIEYMWQVAYADGKISAHENHLMRKIADLLYISHGDYIAAKMRAKPAELK, from the coding sequence ATGCTGAACGAACTGAACAACTTTCTTTCCTCCATCATCGCGCCCGCCGAGACAGAGAGCCGCAAGGAACACACCCTGCAAGTGGCAACCGCCGTGCTGCTGATCGAAGTCATGCGCTCGGATGCCGATGAAGCAGTCCAGGAACAGGCCGCGATCATGGAGATCCTCAAGCAACGGTTTTGCCTGACCGATGCGGAAGTGGTGCAACTGACCGAACGGGGCCGCCGCACGGCCAGTGCCGCCAACGACTTTCACCAGTTCACCTCGCTCATCAACCGCGAACTGAAAGTCTCCGAAAAGGTGCGCATCATCGAATACATGTGGCAGGTTGCCTATGCCGACGGCAAGATCAGCGCGCACGAGAACCACCTGATGCGCAAGATCGCCGACCTGCTCTATATCTCCCACGGGGACTACATCGCCGCCAAGATGCGCGCCAAACCAGCAGAGCTGAAGTGA
- a CDS encoding methyl-accepting chemotaxis protein — protein sequence MPNFITSSIAVKVQLSVQLLLLVVSIVAAMMFYNVERKAMERGAESKIRALADGVINGANMLMLNGIISDVEQRKLFITKMGSGEDIKSLRIIRNKLVQEQFGMGLPEEQPKGKEELQALEDGKVFFEQRGDILHGIVPYTESKNFRGTNCLMCHTVPEGYHNGASVVDLDISANNRELRTVAWVSVGVILGVQVLLWLLFRFILHKFVSDPAGRMRTAIMEISRTGDFTRRVKVDSDDEIGQTVRSFNELMENLQTAFRQVGSDIGKVTDSSHSLSTSSQQVAKSSSSQSEAASAMAATIEEITVSIAHVAEGAREALKISRSSGELSERGGEIIHRAAEEMKKIADTVRQTSVSIGNLGEQSTRISSIVMVIKEIADQTNLLALNAAIEAARAGEQGRGFAVVADEVRKLAERTTKSTQEVTQMIDTIQSASNAAVAGMESTVVQVDGGVSLAQQAGEAINQIKTESSQVLRTVTDISSAIEEQSKASNEIAANIEKVAQMTEHNSTAAEQTADAASHLAELADNMQNTVNRFKV from the coding sequence ATGCCGAATTTCATCACATCGAGTATCGCTGTCAAAGTCCAGCTATCCGTCCAGCTGCTGTTGCTGGTGGTGAGCATCGTTGCCGCCATGATGTTCTATAACGTCGAGCGCAAAGCGATGGAGCGCGGTGCCGAAAGCAAGATCCGGGCGCTGGCGGACGGCGTGATCAACGGTGCGAACATGCTGATGCTGAACGGCATCATCAGCGACGTCGAACAGCGCAAGCTGTTCATCACCAAGATGGGTTCCGGCGAAGACATCAAATCCCTGCGCATCATCCGCAACAAGCTGGTGCAGGAACAGTTCGGCATGGGCCTGCCGGAAGAACAACCCAAAGGCAAGGAGGAATTGCAGGCACTGGAAGACGGCAAGGTGTTCTTCGAACAGCGCGGCGACATCCTGCACGGCATCGTGCCCTATACCGAAAGCAAGAACTTCAGGGGCACCAACTGCCTGATGTGCCACACCGTGCCCGAGGGCTACCACAACGGCGCTTCCGTCGTGGACCTGGACATCTCCGCCAACAACAGGGAACTGAGAACGGTCGCGTGGGTATCGGTCGGCGTCATCCTCGGCGTGCAGGTGTTGCTGTGGCTGCTGTTCCGATTCATCCTGCACAAATTCGTCTCCGACCCCGCGGGCCGCATGCGCACCGCGATCATGGAGATCAGCCGTACCGGCGATTTCACCCGCCGCGTCAAGGTGGACAGCGACGACGAGATCGGCCAGACGGTGCGCTCGTTCAACGAGCTGATGGAGAACCTGCAGACCGCATTCCGCCAGGTGGGCAGCGACATCGGCAAGGTGACCGACTCGTCGCACTCGCTGTCGACCTCTTCGCAACAAGTGGCGAAGAGTTCCAGCAGCCAGAGCGAAGCTGCATCGGCGATGGCAGCCACCATAGAAGAGATCACCGTCAGCATCGCCCACGTCGCCGAAGGCGCGCGTGAAGCCTTGAAGATATCCAGGAGCTCGGGCGAACTGTCCGAACGCGGCGGCGAGATCATCCACCGCGCCGCCGAGGAGATGAAGAAGATCGCCGACACCGTGCGCCAGACTTCCGTTTCCATCGGCAACCTCGGCGAGCAGTCGACTAGGATCTCGTCCATCGTCATGGTCATCAAGGAGATCGCCGACCAGACCAACCTGCTGGCATTGAATGCCGCCATCGAGGCCGCCCGCGCAGGCGAACAGGGACGCGGCTTTGCGGTGGTGGCGGACGAAGTGCGCAAACTGGCGGAGCGCACCACCAAGTCCACCCAGGAAGTCACGCAGATGATCGACACCATCCAGAGCGCATCCAATGCTGCAGTGGCCGGCATGGAATCGACGGTGGTCCAGGTCGACGGCGGCGTGTCGCTGGCGCAGCAGGCCGGCGAAGCCATCAACCAGATCAAGACCGAATCCAGCCAGGTGCTGCGGACCGTCACCGACATCTCCAGCGCGATCGAGGAACAAAGCAAGGCCAGCAACGAGATCGCGGCCAACATCGAGAAAGTGGCGCAGATGACCGAGCACAACAGCACCGCGGCAGAGCAGACCGCCGACGCTGCCAGCCATCTGGCCGAACTGGCGGACAACATGCAGAACACGGTGAACCGCTTCAAGGTCTGA
- a CDS encoding PQQ-dependent sugar dehydrogenase yields the protein MDHDPLQWLLARLFRYGGASLLSLAFVSAYAGTASLAYEQQVLTVAGASRTVSVPKGYRLEWLAAMDEPRMLTFAANGDLFAGSHSGKVYRLPPPYTRAEVLVELGDYPHSVAFRPGEILIAKTNGLYRAPYRPGQERIARDAVTLLAALPGGGGHNSRTVGVGPDGRVYVSLGIQHNCSDQFLSASYPFDDRRGGVLELNESGGKASWEPFASGLRNPVGFDWQPQTHVMYADNNGPDHWGYDQPPEYFSRLTPGSFHGMPWFQFDGKQLRRDDCVKSRPPIPYIEVTLPVATFPARNAPLGMAFVPKGAMDAQLEFDAVVALHGSWGTRPDGGFMGSPATRRVPKLVAVRFQDGQAKRVDDLVSGFQLPDGKRWARPAGVAFGPDGALYFSSDSDAEGLFRLKHIRY from the coding sequence ATGGATCACGATCCCTTGCAGTGGCTGCTTGCCCGCCTGTTTCGATATGGCGGCGCCAGTTTGTTGTCGCTTGCTTTTGTGTCCGCATACGCAGGTACCGCGTCCCTGGCCTATGAACAGCAGGTGCTGACGGTAGCCGGGGCAAGCAGGACAGTCAGCGTTCCCAAAGGTTACCGTCTGGAATGGCTCGCTGCGATGGACGAGCCGCGCATGCTGACCTTTGCGGCGAACGGCGATCTTTTCGCCGGTTCGCACTCGGGCAAGGTGTATCGCCTGCCGCCGCCTTATACCAGGGCAGAGGTGCTGGTGGAGTTGGGCGACTATCCGCACAGCGTGGCGTTCCGCCCCGGCGAGATCCTGATCGCGAAGACGAACGGGCTGTATCGCGCGCCGTATCGTCCGGGGCAGGAGCGCATCGCACGCGATGCGGTGACCTTGCTGGCGGCACTGCCCGGCGGCGGTGGACACAACAGCCGCACGGTGGGGGTGGGGCCGGATGGGCGGGTGTATGTGAGCCTGGGCATCCAGCACAATTGCAGCGACCAGTTCCTGAGCGCGAGCTATCCCTTCGATGACCGGCGCGGCGGCGTACTGGAGCTGAACGAGAGCGGCGGCAAGGCAAGCTGGGAACCGTTTGCTTCCGGGCTGCGCAACCCGGTGGGTTTCGACTGGCAGCCGCAGACCCACGTGATGTATGCCGACAACAACGGGCCGGACCATTGGGGCTACGACCAGCCGCCGGAATATTTCAGCAGGCTCACGCCGGGTTCCTTCCATGGCATGCCGTGGTTCCAGTTCGACGGCAAGCAACTGCGCCGCGACGATTGCGTCAAGAGCCGGCCGCCGATCCCCTATATCGAGGTGACGCTCCCGGTGGCGACGTTCCCCGCGCGCAATGCGCCGCTAGGCATGGCGTTCGTGCCCAAGGGGGCGATGGATGCGCAACTGGAATTCGACGCGGTGGTGGCGCTGCACGGCTCCTGGGGCACCCGGCCAGATGGCGGATTCATGGGCAGCCCCGCCACGCGGCGCGTGCCCAAGTTGGTGGCGGTGCGCTTCCAGGACGGGCAGGCAAAGCGCGTGGACGATCTGGTCAGCGGTTTCCAGCTGCCCGACGGCAAGCGCTGGGCGCGTCCTGCCGGCGTGGCGTTCGGGCCGGACGGCGCGCTGTATTTCAGCAGCGACAGCGATGCCGAGGGCTTGTTCCGCTTGAAGCATATCCGTTATTGA
- a CDS encoding nickel-dependent hydrogenase large subunit, with translation MTDAGKLTLGVVWDGDAVSTTDIRSTRPMAALMLKGKEPGQVLHIVPLLFSVCGRAQGAAAGAALQAAQQGVSAVSATVQRAIVCESIQEHLWRVLLDWPKLLGLPRQEERFAAWYAMLRRIAAGELDMAAFRQEFERDYLGMPVAAWRGMASYSELQAWWRKADRPVAQLLGQLAGLGRGAHAASESRLLPAWTAAEASQVCAGRWDADFSARPDWMGKAAETGAWAYHADNPMLRDVWQQSGSKPLTRLLARMLDVVEMASGNALPRLDAASPATGQGIAVVRTARGLLMHHVHVAAERVTEYEIVAPTEWNFHPAGAFAQDMRGMMEQDRGRLQRSAQIAALSLDPCVAYDIEVRHA, from the coding sequence TTGACGGATGCAGGCAAATTGACGCTGGGTGTGGTCTGGGATGGGGATGCGGTCAGTACGACGGACATCCGTTCCACGCGCCCGATGGCGGCACTGATGCTGAAAGGCAAGGAGCCCGGGCAGGTGTTGCATATCGTCCCTTTGCTGTTCAGCGTATGCGGACGGGCGCAGGGCGCCGCCGCCGGCGCCGCGCTGCAGGCCGCGCAGCAAGGTGTATCGGCAGTGTCGGCAACAGTGCAGCGGGCTATCGTTTGCGAGTCCATACAGGAACATCTGTGGCGTGTGCTGCTCGATTGGCCGAAGCTGCTGGGCCTGCCGCGGCAGGAAGAACGCTTTGCAGCCTGGTATGCGATGTTGCGCAGGATCGCCGCAGGCGAACTCGACATGGCTGCGTTCCGGCAGGAGTTCGAGCGCGATTACCTCGGCATGCCGGTGGCAGCGTGGCGCGGAATGGCTAGCTATTCCGAACTGCAGGCATGGTGGCGCAAGGCAGATCGTCCGGTGGCCCAATTGCTGGGGCAGCTGGCCGGGCTGGGCCGGGGGGCGCATGCCGCAAGCGAGAGCAGGCTGCTGCCTGCATGGACCGCAGCAGAAGCGAGCCAGGTCTGTGCCGGAAGATGGGATGCCGATTTTTCGGCGCGTCCGGACTGGATGGGTAAGGCGGCAGAAACGGGCGCATGGGCTTATCATGCGGACAACCCGATGCTGCGTGATGTGTGGCAGCAGAGCGGGTCGAAGCCGCTGACGCGGCTATTGGCCAGGATGCTGGATGTGGTCGAGATGGCGAGCGGGAATGCGCTGCCGCGGCTGGATGCCGCCAGTCCGGCAACGGGGCAGGGTATCGCAGTGGTGCGTACGGCGCGTGGCTTGTTGATGCATCATGTGCATGTGGCAGCCGAGCGGGTGACGGAGTATGAGATCGTTGCGCCGACGGAATGGAACTTCCACCCGGCCGGGGCCTTTGCACAGGACATGCGCGGCATGATGGAGCAAGACAGGGGGCGCTTGCAGCGATCGGCACAGATCGCGGCATTGTCGCTCGATCCTTGTGTGGCATACGATATCGAGGTCCGCCATGCATGA
- a CDS encoding SlyX family protein, with the protein MTEERLINIESKLTFQEDLIEELNKTVYQQQQKLDQLEEICRALARQVQGLAEAGNENKPGYERPPHY; encoded by the coding sequence ATGACTGAAGAACGCCTGATAAACATCGAATCAAAACTCACCTTCCAGGAAGACCTGATCGAAGAGCTGAACAAAACGGTCTACCAGCAGCAACAAAAGCTGGATCAACTGGAAGAGATCTGCAGGGCGCTGGCCAGGCAAGTGCAGGGGCTGGCTGAAGCGGGGAATGAGAACAAGCCCGGGTACGAAAGGCCGCCGCATTATTGA
- a CDS encoding flavin reductase family protein — MQIDPSHRSAPENYKLLTNLVVPRPIAWVTSVNAAGLINLAPFSFFNAISGNPLYVIVSIGLSDAGELKDTAKNILAGGEFVVNLVTEELFDAMNISAADFPGEESELAAAGLHAAPSIKVKPPRVAEALASLECKLHSSQKLGTNTLVIGEVVMFHVADHLVGPRMDVADFAPIGRLGSPSVYCRTTDRFDVARISYAQWLKDKK, encoded by the coding sequence ATGCAAATCGACCCATCCCACCGCTCCGCCCCAGAAAACTACAAGTTGCTGACCAATCTGGTGGTGCCGCGCCCCATCGCATGGGTCACCAGTGTGAATGCTGCTGGCTTGATCAATCTCGCACCGTTCAGCTTTTTCAACGCAATCAGCGGCAACCCGCTCTACGTCATTGTCAGCATCGGTCTGAGTGATGCTGGTGAACTCAAGGACACGGCGAAGAATATTCTGGCCGGTGGCGAATTCGTGGTGAACCTGGTGACGGAGGAATTGTTCGATGCGATGAATATTTCGGCGGCGGATTTTCCGGGTGAAGAGAGTGAGCTGGCTGCGGCCGGTCTGCATGCTGCACCATCCATCAAGGTGAAACCGCCGCGAGTGGCTGAGGCGCTGGCCAGTCTGGAATGCAAGCTGCACAGTTCGCAAAAGCTGGGTACCAATACATTGGTGATCGGCGAGGTGGTGATGTTTCATGTGGCCGACCATCTGGTCGGGCCGCGTATGGATGTAGCCGACTTTGCGCCTATCGGGCGGCTTGGCTCACCTTCGGTTTATTGCCGGACTACCGACCGCTTTGATGTTGCGCGTATCTCCTACGCGCAATGGCTGAAAGATAAAAAGTAA
- a CDS encoding phospholipase D-like domain-containing protein has protein sequence MEFIANALNGNFLSNVLPAPSDEVDGVLAAIAYGSNFNDEKGDFIGHCIANRYRLDIWMRYDHTVPVALPLLWRLLRHHKDNIFCNLVPDVLHSKVIWWRGYGAYIGSANLSDRAWVSNIEAGVFLTEADLQDNGMHIELENFFESLRSFEQVFPLDEDVIKELAKIEAARKGLQNIGKELRKKPSWEGPAFSEKKKAWDRRKEKFRREWHDALAHLQSIGEQLRTHRPRWVEEDVPLTWQVDQYLHAYYYNHVGEANRKPFEDYFAKNRRNPNAAVSAMLTWWAGTDTPPSNEDYTFYDGAPYIREHLSRDNVLNLTQAEFAGVCERTHATRDHVIKMKLAALGRPDLKTLSREERLPLYAGWLLQQRNAMGWSVLQLLNYVLYGGRNEDLWERLYIASHDKNYSLPHYGLNSMAELVGWALPEVTPPRNGRTSKALRALGFDVKVY, from the coding sequence ATGGAATTCATAGCAAATGCGTTAAATGGAAACTTTCTTAGCAATGTTCTCCCAGCCCCAAGTGATGAAGTTGATGGCGTGTTAGCTGCCATCGCATATGGGTCAAACTTTAATGATGAAAAGGGCGACTTCATTGGACATTGCATTGCAAATCGTTATCGGCTCGATATCTGGATGCGGTATGACCATACTGTTCCTGTAGCACTGCCCCTGCTGTGGCGCTTGTTACGACACCACAAAGACAATATTTTTTGCAATCTTGTGCCAGATGTCTTGCATAGCAAAGTTATTTGGTGGCGAGGATATGGCGCATATATTGGTTCTGCCAATCTTAGTGATAGAGCATGGGTAAGCAACATTGAGGCTGGTGTCTTTTTGACAGAAGCGGATCTGCAGGACAACGGAATGCATATTGAGTTGGAGAATTTTTTTGAAAGTCTGCGAAGCTTCGAGCAGGTCTTTCCTTTGGATGAAGATGTCATAAAGGAGTTGGCGAAAATTGAAGCTGCGAGAAAAGGACTTCAAAATATAGGCAAAGAACTGAGGAAGAAGCCAAGTTGGGAAGGGCCCGCGTTTTCTGAAAAGAAAAAAGCTTGGGATCGAAGGAAAGAGAAATTCAGAAGAGAGTGGCACGATGCTTTGGCTCATCTGCAGAGCATTGGTGAACAGCTACGAACTCATCGACCACGCTGGGTGGAAGAAGATGTTCCATTGACATGGCAAGTGGATCAGTATTTGCATGCCTACTATTACAATCATGTGGGTGAAGCAAATAGGAAGCCATTTGAGGATTATTTTGCCAAGAATAGGCGTAATCCTAATGCGGCAGTTTCAGCCATGCTGACTTGGTGGGCAGGCACAGATACTCCACCATCGAATGAAGACTACACCTTCTACGATGGCGCTCCCTACATTCGAGAGCATCTTTCCCGAGATAATGTATTGAATTTAACTCAAGCCGAATTTGCGGGCGTTTGTGAAAGGACTCACGCGACGCGGGATCACGTTATTAAGATGAAGCTCGCCGCATTGGGAAGGCCTGATCTGAAAACTCTTTCGCGGGAAGAGCGCCTTCCACTTTATGCGGGTTGGTTGTTACAGCAGCGTAATGCAATGGGTTGGAGTGTGCTGCAATTGCTAAATTATGTGCTATACGGAGGGAGGAATGAGGATTTGTGGGAGCGTCTTTACATCGCTTCGCATGATAAGAATTATTCTCTTCCGCATTATGGACTTAATTCCATGGCTGAACTGGTTGGCTGGGCTCTCCCCGAAGTTACGCCACCTAGGAATGGACGTACCAGTAAAGCGCTTAGAGCCTTGGGTTTTGATGTGAAGGTGTATTGA